The genomic interval CCAGCCAAACAGGTATGTCTGGCTCCCTGTCAACGCCACCAACAAGCATTATGGGGAGTACTCGAAGGGGAGAGTAGCAGAGCTGCTCATCACTGACAAGAAGGTCTGCCTGACGTTCGTAGTCGGGGAAGAGAGGAAACCTCTCGGGAAGAAATTCGTGGCACAGGACCTTAACTTCAAGACAGTAGAGTCGACCAAGGCATCACTCGACGGGGTTCAGTTATCTATTGATTCAGTAAAAACAGAGCTTCTCAGTCATATCGTCCAGATACAGAATGACTTCTCAAGGAGAAGGAGGGCGTTACAGCTCCACTTGAAGAATCCTCAGAAGAGGATAAAGAAGCTGAAGGAGACTAGAGGAAGGCAGAGGGACAGGATCAGAGACGCACTCCACAAACTCTCTACGAAGATGGTGAGGGAGAACCCCGGCGCATCCTTCATCTTCGAGGACCTGAAGGGGATACGGAGGACGAGCAGGGGAGCGAAGAAGAGCAGGAAGCTGAGGACATATCTTAACAGGTGGCCTTACAGGCTCTACCAGTCGATGGTGGAGTACAAATCTAGAAATCGCACCATCTACGTGAGCCCGCGTGGGACCTCGTCAGAGTGTCCCGTCTGCGGTGGTGGAAGGCTGAAGCACCCGGCGTGGGCGATGAGCAAATGCAGAACATGCGGCGTGGACTATGACAGAGACAGGCTGGCCTCGTTGGCCATACTCTGTCGTGGCCTTCGCCTTTGCGGCCAACCGTTTGCCGTGAGTGCGGACGCCTCCTGGCAGCAGATGAGGAGTGAATACCTGCACACTCTCAGCAGGCCTGATGCAGAGAGAGCAGGCTGGACCGATGCTGCCAGCGCGCCGAATCTGGGCGTGTACACGAAAATACACGTTTAGAGAAACGGCTTGTGGAGGACCGATTTACTTGGTACATTCTCTGAAGGAGCGGAGCCTTTCTGCCCAACTGCCTATATTCCGGAGCTGAGGCCAGCTTGTCTGGAACCCAAAGTGCGTCCTTTACAAGAGGAGAACTTTTTGGTAAAGGTACCAAAATACAGTCTTTGGAGAAGAATTCTCTGAAGGGAAGTTTGCGCAAGTCTTCTTTTATTTTTGTAGCTATCCGTTCTGACATTGGATGACTCTCACCTCCACGTGACGTTAACATCTTATCATTCTTAACTAAGTACATTATTTTCTTGGCCTCTTCAAAATTCTCTCGCTGATTCACGCGCGGACAGTAAGATAGGAGCGACCCGTAGGTAAGATGTTCAATCTTCACCATGGCACAACGTAATCCATGTCAGGAAGCGGTAGCTCATCCAACAATTCATCCAAACTCTGAAGTTTCTTGGCGCCGTATTTCGCCATTTCAGTTGGCCAGCGTAATTGCTTGCTAAAGGCATCTTCTGCGATATATAGTGGCCTGCCAAGTCTCAAAGTTTCCCATCCCTGCGACAAGGCTCCGCTGCTCTCCCCAGCCTCTATTATTACCGTTGCATCGGAGATTAAGGCCATCGTTCTGTTGCGTATAACGAAGTCCTGTGGTCTGGTGGCATGGTTAAGATCGAATTGACTTATGGCCAAATGATCCCTCATGATTAGTTCCTGCAGTTCTGCATTCTCAGGGGGATAATACCGATAAAGAGGTGTGCCGAGTACTGCTATCGTCTTTCCGTTGCTCTCAATCGCAGCTCTGTGAGCTGCTGTATCAATTCCCCTGGCCAGACCACTGACAACAATCACGTTACGCTTGGTTAAAAGAGTCGCGATTTCCCTAGCTCGAGCCAGTCCTACCTCGGAGGCGTGCCTGGTACCCACTATTGAAACACGGGGAAGTCGTAGAGGAATATCTATGGCTCCAGAAGCAAAGACAGACGGAGGAGCGTATTTTGATTCTATATCGTTAAGAGGATGACCGAGCAATTGCTCAATCGTAATCGACCTGATTCTGGTTACCATACACTATATGCTCAGTTAAGCGGTATATATATATAAAAAATACTGGACCGAACTAACAATGGCGTATACCTCTTCTGAAGCCTCTTTACGAACAACACATAGATTGATGCATCATCATGACGTCCTCCTATGAGTAACCTCGTAGGCTTCCCGCTTGGTTCCCCAGCTCTTGCAACCACACCGTTGTCCACTTGCATGGAGCTTGGGTCTTGGAGTCCCAGTGGGTTGTTACAACGATCACGCTATCTGCAATATGGCACGTGCGCCTTGTCATTCCCCTGAACATTATCAGCAAATCCTTCAGAGGCAGCTGACTCCCCATGGGTCTGGTAGCATGCTGATCCTTGTCACCGAAAACAATTCCACTCACACTATTTGAGAGCGTCAATTTTTTCTTAAAAGCTCGCTTTCATCCCGCATGCTTTAGTGGTGAGATGAAAGCTGGAAACCTAAGAATTTACTCGTAGGAGGACGCCACTAACGTAATCACGCCAAGTCAGAAATCGATAGAGCCTCACACTGGTATCAATCTTCTTGCGTCAAGCTTTTAGGGAAAAATTTCTGCAATCTTAAGCGATTTCTTCGAGGTATTTCGTAAGAAAGCCTTTCGTGTTGTCCTAAAATTAGCGTATTTCCTAGTCAGCCGAATCAGAGCCCGCTGGGAATGGAACAAGTGCAAGAAATTCCTAGGTCTACATGAAGCTAGATCCAGTCAAGGTGGAGTGGATAGTGAAGGAAAGGGAGAAGGGGAAGCTCCCCATATTTAATGATTGTAATTAAAATCAATTACACACCCACGAAACTGAGCGCTGCCCACAATCCGTCTTACCAAGTTACCCGGTTCCGACGAAGTAAGTTTTGTGGCTGCTCATTCCTGAAGAGGCGCTTCCCAGCTTACGCACACCTTTCGGATGACTTTAACATCTGCTACTGCTGTACAGGCTAGACATCAGGAAAGAACCTTCGCATGAAAGACATTATCTGCCCGTTCTTGCGCGGATTGAGCGACACCTGCAGTTTGTAGCTTGTGGGGTGCGAAAGGATGAACCCCTCGCGGATCAGTTCCTTTGCGAGTTTCTCAGCGAATAAAGAATCAGTGCCTGCATGTATATCTTATCTTCCTGCCATGGTTTCAGGTTCCTTGCCTTTGCAATCCTCGATATCTCTTCTTCCCCAACATATCTTCTCACTCAGCTCGGTACTCTCTTTGCCCTTGCGCTACCGCTCTGCTCATACATGCAGAAAAGAAATCCCTGCTCTAGGAAGAGTCGCTCAAGAATATTGCATTAGGCTTTATGGTATCTCTCGCCAGTAAATGCAGTATAC from Conexivisphaerales archaeon carries:
- a CDS encoding transposase yields the protein QPNRYVWLPVNATNKHYGEYSKGRVAELLITDKKVCLTFVVGEERKPLGKKFVAQDLNFKTVESTKASLDGVQLSIDSVKTELLSHIVQIQNDFSRRRRALQLHLKNPQKRIKKLKETRGRQRDRIRDALHKLSTKMVRENPGASFIFEDLKGIRRTSRGAKKSRKLRTYLNRWPYRLYQSMVEYKSRNRTIYVSPRGTSSECPVCGGGRLKHPAWAMSKCRTCGVDYDRDRLASLAILCRGLRLCGQPFAVSADASWQQMRSEYLHTLSRPDAERAGWTDAASAPNLGVYTKIHV
- a CDS encoding DNA-processing protein DprA; this translates as MVTRIRSITIEQLLGHPLNDIESKYAPPSVFASGAIDIPLRLPRVSIVGTRHASEVGLARAREIATLLTKRNVIVVSGLARGIDTAAHRAAIESNGKTIAVLGTPLYRYYPPENAELQELIMRDHLAISQFDLNHATRPQDFVIRNRTMALISDATVIIEAGESSGALSQGWETLRLGRPLYIAEDAFSKQLRWPTEMAKYGAKKLQSLDELLDELPLPDMDYVVPW